The following proteins are co-located in the Festucalex cinctus isolate MCC-2025b chromosome 15, RoL_Fcin_1.0, whole genome shotgun sequence genome:
- the LOC144002711 gene encoding tubulin alpha chain-like has protein sequence MRECISIHVGQAGVQIGNACWELYCLEHGIQPDGQMPSDKTIGGGDDSFNTFFSETGAGKHVPRAVFVDLEPTVIDEVRTGSYRQLFHPEQLITGKEDAANNYARGHYTIGKEIIDLVLDRARKLADQCTGLQGFLVFHSFGGGTGSGFTSLLMERLSVDYGKKSKLEFSIYPAPQVSTAVVEPYNAILTTHTTLEHSDCAFMVDNEAIYDICRRNLDIERPTYTNLNRLISQIVSSITASLRFDGALNVDLTEFQTNLVPYPRIHFPLATYAPVISAEKAYHEQLSVSEITNACFEPANQMVKCDPRHGKYMACCLLYRGDVVPKDVNAAIATIKTKRSIQFVDWCPTGFKVGINYQPPTVVPGGDLAKVQRAVCMLSNTTAVAEAWARLDHKFDLMYAKRAFVHWYVGEGMEEGEFSEAREDMAALEKDYEEVGVDSVDGDGEEGEEY, from the exons ATG CGTGAGTGCATTTCCATCCACGTTGGTCAGGCTGGAGTCCAGATCGGCAATGCCTGCTGGGAACTGTACTGCCTGGAACATGGGATCCAGCCGGACGGACAGATGCCCAGTGACAAGACAATTGGTGGCGGAGATGACTCCTTCAACACCTTTTTCAGTGAGACTGGCGCTGGGAAACACGTCCCCAGGGCTGTTTTTGTGGACCTGGAGCCCACGGTCATCG ATGAGGTGCGCACTGGGTCCTACCGCCAGTTGTTCCACCCTGAGCAGCTGATCACTGGCAAAGAGGACGCTGCGAACAACTATGCCCGTGGTCACTACACCATTGGCAAAGAGATAATTGACCTGGTGCTGGACAGGGCCCGCAAACTG GCTGACCAGTGCACCGGTCTCCAGGGCTTCCTGGTGTTCCACAGTTTCGGAGGTGGAACTGGCTCTGGTTTCACCTCACTCCTCATGGAGCGTCTGTCCGTAGACTACGGCAAGAAGTCCAAGTTGGAGTTCTCCATCTACCCGGCTCCTCAGGTGTCCACGGCCGTGGTGGAGCCATACAACGCCATTCTGACCACCCACACCACCCTGGAGCACTCCGACTGCGCCTTCATGGTGGACAATGAGGCCATTTACGACATCTGCCGAAGGAACCTCGACATCGAGCGCCCGACTTACACCAACCTGAACAGGCTGATTAGTCAGATCGTCTCCTCCATCACCGCTTCCCTGCGCTTCGACGGCGCCCTCAACGTCGATCTGACGGAATTCCAGACCAACTTGGTGCCGTACCCTCGCATCCACTTCCCTCTGGCTACCTACGCCCCGGTCATTTCGGCCGAGAAGGCGTACCACGAGCAGCTGTCGGTGTCGGAGATCACCAACGCCTGCTTCGAGCCGGCCAATCAGATGGTGAAGTGTGACCCGCGTCACGGCAAATACATGGCGTGCTGCCTTTTGTACCGTGGCGACGTGGTCCCCAAAGATGTCAACGCCGCCATCGCCACCATCAAAACCAAGCGTTCCATCCAGTTTGTGGATTGGTGCCCCACTGGTTTCAAGGTGGGCATTAACTACCAGCCACCCACTGTGGTTCCTGGCGGAGACCTGGCCAAGGTCCAGAGGGCCGTGTGCATGCTTAGCAACACCACTGCCGTTGCCGAGGCCTGGGCTCGACTCGATCACAAGTTTGATCTGATGTACGCCAAGCGCGCCTTTGTTCACTGGTACGTGGGAGAGGGCATGGAGGAGGGCGAGTTCTCTGAGGCCAGAGAAGACATGGCCGCTCTGGAGAAGGATTATGAAGAGGTTGGAGTCGACTCTGTTGATGGTGACGGCGAGGAAGGAGAGGAGTATTAA
- the LOC144002122 gene encoding AF4/FMR2 family member 1-like, with the protein MASHPSAYDEERNRLRLQAWEQRNQETSQAKELGTENVPLFGQPYKTNKGDELSNRIQRMLGSYEDGTHPTEPSNFTQSDQGQPNSSGPSKLPIQDPAHHVSGQNRQSNSYPFQTMRDITTSSPNHNGSSHTVPKATMDHQKVEALSDLGANTSSPQERSAQPLDFKPIPSLHSSEAKCSKDSFDSRQDSTEPPAGAVADVSVFNLRQSPADASLHQAGKSSNPLLQSFPPLSSAKQASVAMMQKPTAYVRPMDGQDQLLSGSPELKPSPEPHLPLQEIHKADHTKDKMLPQYLETKTNEAMCVEDILKEMTHSWLPLLTDIHIPKSKEAEQASSCPGGQQSPNRSPEDPCHLDMQSSKLFSHKDAHSSGVESANSSDSDTSSRSESDGDSVNNELYGLTASCKTEPDAASVSGDWQLGNWIPSSHQNSGNESNGVCENAARKLQRGSEHLVAATQSTEHGGNPPKVQPCSESSHKSSLNAGSLNHPGGSHKRPKDCVKSEDALASKAPTFSDRPKVKMKTECSKNASSDSKRKRTFKSDGAQKTESRLEVVHRDAPPTPPIKTNVDVVQEAKTIPKAEFSTTHKSCKKSVPKSSQDSHTKPAGSLLVKIDLNLLSRIPQPTPGNAETRKHPKASKKMLPQTAVEMDDKILPRKKPKLEKKMTSSNKDSSVKVEICSTQADEQQYKKPKETQVHLQNPPKDSGKDLKVNKGSREEPHKDGPKSKDSSKHKSRHAKNTHAEKKQHSSSLQPPRKVETSRPLLKTEDREYPVKHYIKEAKRLKHKADAESDKRSKAFNYLDAAMFFVESGIAMEKDLHISMSSYTMFAETVELLKFVLKLKSLADTSAHPSEKDFVALCLKCQSLLQMAMFRHRYKTALKSSKTLADHFINPALESSVCATKGPNTPSSMDSIPSPACGGDSAVVVPVAVAQMALSYVNITTLFLNAHELWEQADQMAGKGSGLVAELDAVVGPLSLASSVTSMVRYTQQGVAWLRLDSKKQQMNVR; encoded by the exons ATGGCAAGTCATCCGAG CGCATATGATGAAGAAAGGAATCGTCTCCGCCTACAAGCCTGGGAGCAGAGGAACCAAGAAACCAGCCAAGCCAAAGAACTCGGCACTGAGAATGTGCCACTTTTTGGGCAGCCATACAAA ACAAACAAAGGTGATGAGCTTTCCAACAGGATCCAGCGAATGCTGGGCAGCTACGAAGATGGGACTCATCCTACAGAGCCTTCAAACTTCACACAGTCTGATCAGGGGCAGCCAAACTCCAGTGGGCCCAGCAAACTTCCCATCCAAGACCCGGCCCATCATGTATCCGGCCAAAACCGCCAAAGTAATAGTTACCCCTTTCAGACGATGAGGGACATCACCACTTCCTCCCCAAACCACAATGGAAGCTCACACACCGTGCCAAAGGCTACAATGGATCATCAGAAGGTTGAAGCTTTGTCGGATCTCGGGGCAAATACTAGTAGTCCTCAGGAAAGGTCTGCACAGCCTCTGGACTTCAAGCCAATACCTTCCCTTCATTCCAGTGAGGCCAAATGTTCTAAAGACTCCTTTGATTCACGTCAGGATTCCACAGAACCTCCCGCTGGCGCTGTGGCGGACGTTTCTGTGTTTAACCTCAGGCAGTCGCCAGCGGACGCTTCCCTTCATCAGGCCGGCAAAAGCAGCAACCCCCTCTTGCAGAGCTTCCCACCGCTGTCTTCGGCCAAGCAAGCCAGTGTTGCCATGATGCAAAAGCCCACGGCGTACGTGAGGCCTATGGACGGTCAGGACCAGCTGCTCAGCGGCTCGCCAGAGTTGAAACCTTCGCCTGAGCCACATCTGCCTCTGCAGGAGATTCACAAGGCCGACCATACAAAGGACAAAATGTTGCCCCAGTATCTGGAG acaaagACAAATGAAGCAATGTGTGTGGAAGACATCTTgaag GAGATGACTCACTCCTGGCTGCCCCTCCTCACAGACATACACATCCCCAAATCGAAG GAAGCAGAGCAAGCCTCATCATGTCCAGGAGGACAGC aaagCCCCAATCGTTCTCCTGAAGATCCTTGCCATTTAGACATGCAAAGCTCCAAACTATT TTCGCACAAAGATGCTCATTCCAGCGGCGTGGAGTCGGCGAACTCCAGTGACTCTGACACCAGCTCCAGATCTGAATCAGATGGTGACAGCGTCAACAATGAGCTCTATGGACTGACGGCGAGCTGCAAAACTGAg CCTGATGCTGCGTCAGTCAGTGGTGACTGGCAATTGGGCAACTGGATCCCGTCCAGTCATCAGAACTCTGGCAACGAGAGCAACGGCGTCTGCGAGAACGCTGCTCGAAAATTGCAGCGTGGCTCTGAACACCTTGTGGCGGCAACCCAGTCGACTGAGCATGGTGGAAACCCTCCAAAAGTGCAGCCTTGCAGCGAGAGTTCTCATAAAAGTTCTCTGAATGCTGGTTCTTTGAATCACCCGGGCGGCTCGCACAAACGACCGAAGGACTGTGTGAAATCTGAGGATGCTTTAGCCTCCAAAGCACCCACTTTCTCAGACCGACCGAAGGTCAAAATGAAAACGGAATGCTCAAAGAACGCGAGCAGTGACTCTAAACGTAAGAGGACTTTTAAATCAGATGGCGCGCAAAAGACTGAATCCAGGCTGGAGGTGGTCCACCGAGATGCCCCACCCACCCCACCGATCAAAACCAACGTGGACGTCGTCCAAGAGGCCAAAACCATTCCCAAAGCAGAGTTCTCCACAACCCACAAGTCCTGCAAGAAGTCGGTCCCTAAATCTTCTCAGGACAGCCACACCAAGCCTGCTGGAAGCCTGCTGGTAAAGATCGATCTCAATCTGCTCTCAAGAATCCCTCAGCCAACACCCGGGAATGCAGAGACCCGAAAACACCCCAAGGCCAGCAAGAAGATGCTACCTCAAACTGCT GTGGAGATGGATGACAAGATTCTTCCCAGAAAGAAGCCGAAGCTGGAgaaaaagatgacatcatccaaTAAGGATTCTTCTGTCAAAGTGGA GATTTGCAGCACCCAAGCAGATGAGCAGCAGTACAAGAAGCCCAAGGAAACGCAGGTACACTTGCAGAACCCCCCCAAAGACTCTGGTAAAGACCTGAAGGTGAACAAAGGATCTCGTGAGGAACCTCACAAGGATGGTCCCAAGAGCAAAGACTCCTCCAAGCATAAGAGCAGACATGCAAAGAACACGCATGCGGAGAAG AAGCAGCATTCGTCATCCTTGCAGCCCCCCAGGAAAGTCGAGACCTCCAGACCCTTGCTCAAGACTGAGGACAG GGAATATCCAGTCAAACACTACATCAAGGAGGCCAAACGACTGAAGCACAAAGCAGATGCTGAG TCGGACAAGCGCAGCAAAGCTTTCAACTACTTGGATGCTGCCATGTTTTTCGTGGAAAGCGGCATCGCCATGGAGAAGGACCTGCACATTTCCATGTCTTCCTACACTATGTTTGCTGAGACGGTGGAGCTCCTGAA GTTTGTGCTGAAGCTAAAAAGCTTAGCGGACACATCTGCTCACCCCTCAGAGAAGGACTTTGTAGCATTATG TCTGAAGTGCCAGTCTCTCCTGCAGATGGCGATGTTTCGCCACAGGTACAAAACTGCGCTCAAGTCCTCTAAGACGCTCGCTGACCACTTCATC AATCCCGCACTTGAGTCGTCCGTCTGTGCCACCAA GGGTCCGAACACGCCATCCTCTATGGACAGCATCCCGTCCCCAGCCTGTGGCGGTGACAGCGCTGTGGTTGTTCCCGTCGCTGTGGCGCAGATGGCGCTTTCCTATGTCAACATCACTACGTTATTCCTGAATGCTCACGAACTGTGGGAACAGGCGGACCAGATGGCAGGCAAAGGCAGCG gTCTCGTGGCAGAGCTGGATGCTGTGGTCGGCCCCCTGAGCCTGGCTTCTAGCGTGACCTCCATGGTGCGCTACACCCAACAGGGCGTGGCATGGCTGCGACTGGACAGCAAGAAACAGCAAATGAATGTTCGATGA